The following are from one region of the Quercus robur chromosome 1, dhQueRobu3.1, whole genome shotgun sequence genome:
- the LOC126720490 gene encoding dirigent protein 22-like, protein MASQFTVFFLILSLSTVLVIGEDHGFGRILDRKLLGLNEEKLSHFQFYWHDIVSGRNATSVPVVRPPQNTSTFGFVSMIDNPLTLGPKVSSKLVGRAQGFYASASQEEVSLLMVMNFAFIEGKYNSSTITVLGRNSVFNNMREMPVIGGSGLFRFSRGYAQARTHTFDPKTGDAIVEYNVYVLHY, encoded by the coding sequence ATGGCTTCCCAATTCACCGTCTTCTTCCTCATCCTTTCGCTCTCCACAGTTTTGGTCATTGGAGAAGATCATGGCTTTGGAAGAATCCTAGACAGGAAGCTCCTTGGGTTAAACGAAGAAAAGCTAAGCCACTTTCAGTTCTATTGGCATGACATAGTTAGTGGTCGCAACGCCACTTCAGTCCCAGTTGTAAGACCACCCCAAAACACATCAACCTTTGGTTTTGTAAGCATGATTGATAACCCTTTAACCTTAGGACCAAAAGTGAGCTCCAAATTGGTGGGAAGGGCACAAGGGTTCTATGCCTCTGCTTCACAAGAAGAGGTGAGTCTATTAATGGTGATGAACTTTGCATTCATTGAAGGCAAATATAATAGTAGCACAATTACTGTGCTAGGCAGGAACTCAGTGTTCAACAACATGAGAGAGATGCCAGTTATTGGAGGCAGTGGGCTTTTCAGGTTTTCTAGGGGTTATGCTCAGGCCAGGACTCATACTTTTGATCCCAAGACTGGAGATGCCATTGTTGAGTACAATGTCTATGTGTTGCACTATTGA